In Vibrio atlanticus, the following proteins share a genomic window:
- the ptsN gene encoding PTS IIA-like nitrogen regulatory protein PtsN, with product MQLSEVLSLDCTKSAVQCTSKKRALELISQIAAESCGQDSTELFECMLSREKMGSTGIGNGIAIPHARMNVSDKAIAVLIQCQDPIEFDAIDNRPVDLLFALLVPSEQCKEHLKTLSCMAERLNDKQTLKQLRNAQSDQELYDIMIQVPTCE from the coding sequence ATGCAATTAAGCGAAGTACTTTCATTGGACTGCACTAAAAGTGCAGTCCAATGCACAAGCAAAAAAAGAGCCCTTGAGCTGATCAGTCAAATCGCAGCAGAAAGCTGCGGTCAAGATTCAACAGAACTGTTTGAGTGCATGCTGAGCCGTGAAAAAATGGGCAGTACAGGTATCGGTAACGGTATCGCGATTCCCCATGCACGCATGAATGTCAGTGATAAAGCGATTGCTGTATTAATACAATGCCAAGACCCAATCGAATTTGATGCTATCGATAACCGCCCAGTTGATCTACTGTTTGCTCTACTTGTTCCTAGTGAACAATGTAAAGAGCATCTGAAAACCCTTTCTTGTATGGCAGAGCGACTTAACGACAAGCAGACTCTTAAACAGTTGCGTAATGCTCAAAGCGATCAAGAGCTTTACGACATCATGATTCAAGTGCCAACTTGCGAGTAA
- the kdsD gene encoding arabinose-5-phosphate isomerase KdsD → MSQPFDYCSVAKQVLETEVAGLTQLDQYFNDDFSKACDLILNNKGKVVVMGMGKSGHIGNKIAATLASTGTSAFFVHPGEAAHGDLGMIEPGDIVIAISNSGESGEILSLFPVLKRLNIKIISMTGKPASNMATLSDIHLQISVPEEACPLGLAPTTSTTATLVMGDALAVALLQARGFTAQDFALSHPGGALGRQLLLKLDDIMHTGDSLPIVAPDALVRDALLEISQKGLGMTAIVDEDGQMKGIFTDGDLRRILDKRIDIHSTQIGDVMTLNPTVAEPNMLAVEGLNLMQAKSINGLMLCDNGKLVGALNMHDLLKAGVM, encoded by the coding sequence ATGTCTCAGCCATTTGATTATTGCAGCGTTGCAAAACAAGTTTTGGAAACCGAAGTTGCAGGTCTCACGCAATTAGACCAATATTTTAATGATGATTTTAGCAAAGCTTGCGACCTAATCCTGAACAACAAAGGCAAAGTCGTAGTGATGGGCATGGGCAAATCAGGCCACATTGGTAACAAAATAGCAGCTACACTGGCAAGCACTGGTACATCGGCTTTCTTTGTACACCCAGGTGAAGCAGCGCATGGTGATTTGGGAATGATCGAACCTGGCGATATTGTGATAGCAATATCCAACTCAGGTGAATCAGGAGAAATCCTCAGCCTATTCCCAGTATTAAAGCGTTTAAACATTAAGATTATCAGCATGACTGGCAAGCCGGCATCAAACATGGCGACTTTATCTGATATTCATTTACAGATTTCAGTACCCGAAGAAGCGTGTCCCCTAGGTTTAGCACCAACAACCAGTACTACCGCTACTTTGGTTATGGGTGATGCATTAGCCGTTGCACTTTTACAGGCAAGAGGTTTTACCGCTCAAGATTTTGCACTGTCTCATCCTGGTGGTGCTTTGGGCCGTCAACTGCTGTTGAAACTAGACGACATCATGCACACCGGTGATTCACTCCCAATTGTTGCTCCGGATGCACTAGTTCGAGATGCCCTGTTAGAGATATCTCAAAAAGGCTTGGGTATGACGGCAATCGTCGATGAAGATGGCCAAATGAAGGGCATTTTTACCGATGGTGATTTACGCCGTATCTTAGATAAACGTATTGATATTCATAGCACGCAGATCGGCGATGTAATGACACTGAACCCAACGGTAGCAGAACCAAATATGCTCGCAGTTGAGGGCTTAAATTTGATGCAAGCTAAGAGCATCAATGGCCTGATGTTGTGTGATAATGGCAAATTAGTAGGCGCTTTAAATATGCATGACTTACTGAAAGCAGGAGTAATGTAA
- the lptA gene encoding lipopolysaccharide transport periplasmic protein LptA, giving the protein MKLSHLSLLALTLAASNVYALSSDSEQPVYIDSDSQQLDMKSNQVTFLGDVNLKQGSININADKVIVTRNAVNGEIEEIQGFGKPATFSQLTDDGKTLYGEADDLHYQLIADRLIMTKNAMLSQDGSIIRGSKITYQITSQKLVADSDSSERVSTVLQPAEVNK; this is encoded by the coding sequence ATGAAACTCTCACACCTTAGTTTATTGGCTTTGACCCTTGCGGCGTCTAATGTCTATGCTCTATCTTCGGATAGCGAGCAGCCTGTCTATATTGATTCAGACAGTCAGCAATTAGATATGAAAAGCAATCAAGTAACCTTTCTTGGCGATGTGAACCTTAAACAAGGTAGCATCAATATCAATGCCGATAAGGTCATTGTTACACGTAATGCCGTCAACGGTGAAATTGAAGAAATACAAGGTTTCGGAAAGCCCGCAACCTTTTCTCAACTTACTGACGATGGGAAAACACTCTATGGTGAAGCTGACGATTTACATTACCAGCTGATTGCCGATAGATTGATCATGACTAAGAACGCGATGCTATCTCAAGATGGCAGTATCATTCGTGGCTCTAAGATTACCTATCAGATCACCTCTCAAAAATTGGTTGCCGATAGTGATAGCAGTGAGCGAGTATCAACGGTTTTACAACCAGCGGAAGTGAATAAGTAA
- the hpf gene encoding ribosome hibernation promoting factor — MQINIQGHHVDLTDSMQDYVHTKFDKLERFFDHINSVQVVLKVEKINQIAEATLHINQGEIHATATDESMYAAIDSLVDKLVRQLNKHKEKLSSH, encoded by the coding sequence ATGCAAATCAATATTCAAGGCCATCACGTTGATCTTACCGATTCAATGCAAGACTATGTTCACACCAAATTCGACAAACTTGAGCGCTTCTTTGATCATATCAATAGTGTTCAAGTTGTTTTAAAAGTTGAGAAAATCAATCAAATCGCAGAAGCTACCCTGCATATAAATCAAGGGGAAATTCATGCGACAGCAACAGATGAAAGCATGTATGCCGCAATTGATTCATTGGTTGATAAACTTGTTCGCCAACTCAACAAGCACAAAGAAAAACTAAGTAGTCACTAA
- the lptB gene encoding LPS export ABC transporter ATP-binding protein, whose product MAVLTAKNLAKTYGKRKVVTDVSLQVESGQIVGLLGPNGAGKTTSFYMIVGLVARDEGTISIDDRDISILPMHSRSRLGIGYLPQEASIFRKLSVEDNIMAVLQTRDEMTNAQRQDKLEDLLEEFHIQHIRASNGMALSGGERRRVEIARALAANPQFILLDEPFAGVDPISVIDIKKIIVHLRDRGLGVLITDHNVRETLDVCEKAYIVSQGHLIAEGTPEDVLNNEQVKQVYLGEQFRL is encoded by the coding sequence ATGGCAGTCCTTACAGCAAAGAACCTAGCGAAGACCTACGGAAAACGTAAAGTTGTAACAGACGTAAGCTTGCAAGTAGAGTCAGGTCAGATCGTCGGGCTACTTGGCCCAAACGGTGCAGGTAAAACCACCTCTTTCTATATGATAGTGGGCCTGGTTGCGCGTGATGAAGGTACTATCAGCATTGATGACCGAGACATCAGTATCTTACCAATGCACAGTCGTTCTCGTCTTGGTATCGGTTACCTTCCTCAAGAAGCATCCATTTTTCGTAAATTGTCAGTTGAAGACAACATCATGGCTGTTTTGCAAACGCGCGATGAGATGACTAACGCGCAACGTCAAGATAAGCTGGAAGATCTTCTCGAAGAGTTCCACATCCAACATATTCGAGCGAGTAATGGTATGGCTTTGTCAGGTGGTGAGCGTCGCCGTGTTGAGATTGCTCGTGCGCTAGCAGCAAACCCTCAGTTCATTCTTCTGGACGAACCTTTTGCTGGTGTTGACCCTATATCGGTTATCGATATCAAAAAAATCATTGTTCACTTACGCGATCGCGGCTTAGGCGTTTTGATTACCGACCACAACGTTCGCGAAACATTAGACGTGTGTGAAAAAGCTTACATCGTAAGTCAAGGGCATCTAATAGCTGAGGGAACTCCTGAAGATGTTCTCAATAACGAACAAGTTAAACAAGTTTATCTAGGCGAACAATTCCGTCTATGA
- a CDS encoding RNA polymerase factor sigma-54, producing the protein MKPSLQLKLGQQLAMTPQLQQAIRLLQLSTLDLQQEIQEALESNPLLDVEDGNEDTPTSEEKPSSDEKETVETVEQDLPDSSDLIEKSEIGNELEIDTTWEDVYSANTGNTGIAIDDDMPVYQGETTQSLYDYLLWQLDLTPFTETDRSIAFALIDAIDDRGYLTVSCEDILENFDNEEIELDEIEAVRKRIQQFDPLGVGSVNLQDCLLLQLATFPQDTPWLNEAKLVLTSHIDQLGNRDYKLVIKETKLKEAELREVLQLIQQLDPRPGSKITPDETEYVVPDVSVFKELGKWLVTINPDSVPKLKVNQQYAALSSKGSSADNQFIRSNLQEAKWLIKSLESRNETLLKVARCIVEHQRGFFEHGAEAMKPMVLNDVALAVDMHESTISRVTTQKFMHTPRGIFELKYFFSSHVSTDNGGECSSTAIRALIKKLVAAENTAKPLSDSKIAALLADQGIQVARRTIAKYRESLGIAPSSQRKRLL; encoded by the coding sequence ATGAAACCCTCATTACAACTTAAGCTAGGCCAACAGTTAGCAATGACTCCTCAATTGCAACAAGCGATTCGTTTGTTGCAATTGTCTACTTTGGATTTGCAACAAGAGATTCAAGAAGCACTTGAATCGAACCCACTACTCGATGTCGAAGATGGCAATGAAGATACGCCAACATCGGAAGAAAAACCTAGCAGTGACGAGAAAGAAACAGTTGAAACAGTAGAACAAGACTTACCTGATAGCTCCGATTTGATCGAAAAATCAGAGATCGGCAACGAACTAGAAATCGATACAACTTGGGAAGACGTTTACAGCGCAAACACAGGTAACACTGGCATTGCGATTGATGACGACATGCCCGTTTATCAAGGCGAAACCACACAAAGTCTATACGATTACCTGCTCTGGCAACTCGATTTAACACCATTCACAGAAACTGACCGCAGCATAGCTTTTGCGCTAATTGATGCTATCGATGACCGCGGTTACCTGACCGTATCTTGTGAAGACATCCTTGAGAACTTCGACAACGAAGAGATCGAGCTTGATGAAATTGAAGCCGTTCGTAAACGAATTCAGCAGTTTGATCCGCTAGGTGTCGGTTCTGTGAATCTGCAAGATTGCTTGTTACTGCAATTGGCGACCTTCCCACAAGATACCCCTTGGCTTAACGAAGCTAAGTTAGTACTTACTAGCCATATCGACCAACTCGGCAATCGCGATTACAAACTGGTTATCAAAGAGACCAAGTTGAAAGAAGCGGAATTACGCGAAGTTTTGCAATTAATCCAACAGCTGGACCCTCGCCCTGGCAGTAAGATCACGCCAGACGAAACTGAGTATGTGGTTCCTGACGTATCCGTCTTCAAAGAGCTTGGGAAATGGTTGGTCACCATTAATCCAGATAGCGTGCCAAAACTAAAAGTAAATCAACAATACGCGGCCCTTAGTAGCAAAGGCAGTAGTGCTGACAACCAATTTATCCGCTCAAATTTGCAAGAAGCAAAATGGCTAATTAAAAGTCTAGAGAGCCGAAATGAAACACTACTAAAAGTCGCTCGGTGTATTGTTGAACATCAACGCGGTTTCTTCGAACATGGCGCAGAAGCCATGAAGCCGATGGTACTGAATGATGTGGCTTTAGCTGTTGATATGCACGAATCCACGATCTCTCGTGTGACGACTCAAAAATTCATGCACACACCGCGTGGCATCTTCGAACTCAAGTACTTTTTCTCAAGCCATGTCAGCACTGACAATGGCGGTGAATGTTCATCTACAGCAATTCGCGCACTCATTAAGAAGCTTGTCGCAGCGGAAAATACCGCAAAGCCTCTAAGTGATAGTAAGATTGCTGCTTTACTGGCTGACCAAGGAATTCAGGTAGCTAGACGTACCATAGCGAAATACCGTGAATCTCTGGGCATTGCCCCATCGAGTCAGCGTAAACGCCTGTTATAA
- the kdsC gene encoding 3-deoxy-manno-octulosonate-8-phosphatase KdsC yields the protein MSQAIETLYGTVDSRVFAIAKEIKLLICDVDGVFSDGRIYMGNNGEELKTFHTRDGYGIKSLMNAGVEIAIITGRKSQIVENRMTALGIKLIYQGQDDKVKAYQDICDKLSVNPENTGYIGDDLIDWPVMAKVGLKVCVADGHPLLAQRANYVTTINGGYGAVREVCDLILQARNELDVHKGLSI from the coding sequence ATGTCACAGGCAATTGAAACCCTTTACGGCACAGTGGATTCACGTGTATTTGCGATAGCAAAAGAGATCAAACTGCTGATTTGCGATGTCGATGGCGTATTCTCAGATGGTCGCATCTACATGGGTAATAATGGTGAAGAGTTAAAAACTTTCCATACGCGCGACGGTTACGGCATTAAATCGTTGATGAACGCGGGCGTTGAAATCGCAATCATCACTGGCCGTAAATCTCAAATTGTTGAGAATCGAATGACCGCTCTCGGTATTAAGCTAATTTATCAAGGTCAGGATGATAAAGTTAAAGCATATCAAGACATTTGCGATAAACTTTCAGTTAATCCTGAAAACACAGGTTATATCGGAGACGATTTAATCGACTGGCCTGTAATGGCAAAGGTTGGCTTGAAGGTATGTGTGGCAGACGGTCACCCATTGCTTGCACAAAGAGCCAACTACGTAACAACCATTAACGGCGGTTACGGTGCAGTACGTGAAGTCTGCGACCTTATTTTACAAGCAAGAAACGAACTCGACGTGCACAAAGGTTTAAGCATATGA
- a CDS encoding HPr family phosphocarrier protein → MELTRTVLIQNRLGLHARAAVKLVELAQSFDATITIHSEEDKIATADSVMGLLMLESAQGQHITIQATGTDSQQALDAVCHLIEDKFDEGE, encoded by the coding sequence ATGGAATTAACTCGAACTGTACTGATCCAAAATCGCTTGGGTCTTCACGCTAGAGCAGCCGTAAAATTGGTTGAGCTTGCCCAAAGTTTTGATGCAACTATCACTATCCATAGCGAAGAAGATAAAATCGCAACTGCAGACAGTGTGATGGGTTTGCTTATGCTGGAATCAGCGCAAGGGCAACACATCACGATCCAAGCTACAGGCACCGATTCACAACAAGCACTGGATGCTGTTTGCCACCTCATTGAAGACAAGTTTGATGAGGGTGAGTAG
- the rapZ gene encoding RNase adapter RapZ yields the protein MRLIVVSGQSGAGKSVALRVLEDLGYYCVDNLPVNLLNDFVESVREINQNVAVSIDIRNLPKEPQLVTETLDQLEAATDIDLNVLFLDASKQTLLKRYSETRRIHPLSIGQEKLSLEQAIDLEKTLLTPLVEQASIVIDSSDCNLYELSEQVRFKVEGKEKQELIIVFQSFGFKFGLPSDADYVFDVRFLPNPHWEPALRPLTGLEAPIHSFLEKHAEVLELKQQIQGFVEQWLPMLEKNNRSYLTVAIGCTGGKHRSVYLTQKIGEYFEQLGHQVQIRHASLEKHQQG from the coding sequence ATGCGATTAATCGTTGTTAGTGGCCAGTCAGGAGCCGGGAAAAGTGTTGCGCTACGAGTTCTTGAAGACTTGGGGTATTACTGTGTTGATAACCTACCAGTAAACCTGCTCAACGACTTCGTCGAATCGGTACGCGAGATCAATCAAAACGTCGCTGTTAGCATTGATATTCGTAACCTACCAAAAGAGCCTCAGTTAGTTACAGAAACGCTAGACCAGCTAGAAGCCGCCACAGATATAGACCTAAACGTCTTATTTCTAGATGCGAGTAAACAGACGCTACTCAAGCGCTACAGCGAAACACGCAGAATTCATCCTTTATCGATCGGCCAAGAAAAACTCTCTCTTGAACAAGCTATTGATTTAGAAAAAACACTTCTGACTCCTCTTGTAGAGCAAGCCAGCATTGTGATTGATAGCAGTGACTGTAACCTCTACGAATTGAGTGAACAGGTTCGTTTCAAAGTAGAGGGCAAAGAAAAACAAGAACTCATTATCGTTTTTCAGTCTTTCGGCTTTAAGTTCGGCCTACCAAGTGATGCCGATTATGTGTTTGATGTTCGATTTCTGCCAAACCCTCACTGGGAACCGGCACTACGACCATTGACGGGGCTTGAAGCTCCAATTCACTCTTTCCTAGAGAAACACGCTGAAGTTCTTGAACTCAAGCAACAAATTCAAGGCTTTGTTGAGCAGTGGTTACCCATGTTAGAGAAGAATAATCGCAGTTACCTAACGGTCGCGATTGGTTGCACTGGCGGCAAACACCGCTCAGTTTATCTAACTCAGAAAATTGGTGAATACTTCGAACAACTCGGTCATCAAGTTCAAATCAGACATGCCTCCCTAGAGAAGCACCAACAGGGCTAA
- the lptC gene encoding LPS export ABC transporter periplasmic protein LptC, with protein MSFNRIIYLILIFIASWSAYYLYDKEQTSTIQVDPNLELPAFSGKNLDNISYDESGIRSYQVESTNLEHYSVVGDTHFQDPVLSVFREGHTIEWRVTADRAIMDENQVITFYDNVVAKNLLPDASFDTMTTDKMVVELTSRDFYSDTPVHMIGTFFENEGQAMKGNFGTNNATLFNSVQGRYETLTP; from the coding sequence ATGAGTTTTAATCGTATTATCTACTTAATACTCATCTTTATTGCCTCTTGGTCCGCCTATTACTTGTACGACAAAGAGCAAACTTCGACGATACAAGTAGATCCAAATTTAGAACTGCCCGCGTTTAGTGGCAAGAATCTTGATAATATTAGCTATGACGAAAGCGGTATTCGTAGCTATCAAGTTGAATCGACCAATCTAGAGCACTACTCCGTCGTTGGCGATACGCACTTTCAAGACCCTGTTCTTTCAGTATTCCGTGAAGGGCATACGATAGAATGGCGAGTGACCGCTGATCGCGCAATTATGGATGAAAATCAAGTCATCACTTTTTATGACAACGTTGTGGCGAAGAACCTGTTGCCAGATGCTAGTTTCGATACAATGACCACAGATAAGATGGTTGTTGAACTGACTAGCCGAGATTTTTATTCAGACACTCCGGTCCATATGATCGGTACATTTTTTGAAAATGAGGGGCAAGCAATGAAAGGGAACTTCGGTACCAACAATGCGACTCTCTTTAATTCTGTTCAGGGTAGATATGAAACTCTCACACCTTAG